From Oryza brachyantha chromosome 9, ObraRS2, whole genome shotgun sequence, a single genomic window includes:
- the LOC102704449 gene encoding uncharacterized protein LOC102704449: MRPTAAAATAFVSPAVAAPSRAVPHAARRRFAVRSVAASPPVPKPAAAPSKTGKWQWIFEDKPINIYYEEHEHETAENVKNILMIPTISDVSTVEEWREVAKDIVARKGESGYRATIVDWPGLGYSDRPSLNYNADVMENFLVQLIRSPNSPVANTGGELVVVGGGHAATIAVRAAGKGLIRPSGIATVAPTWAGPLPIVFGRGSDMETRYGLLRGTLRAPAIGWMMYNVLVSNEKSIQSQYTSHVYANPENVTPDIVESRYELTKRKGARYVPAAFLTGLLDPVQSREEFLQLFAKLDGDIPVLVVSTTNAPKRSKAEMEALRGAKGVTEFVEVPGALLPQEEYPSPVAEELYSFLKEIVK; this comes from the exons ATGCGGCCCACCGCGGCGGCTGCCACCGCCTTCGTCTCGCCCGCCGTCGCAGCTCCCAGCCGCGCAGTTCCgcacgccgcccgccggcgctTCGCTGTCcgctccgtcgccgcctcccctcccgtCCCCAAGCCCGCGGCCGCCCCCTCCAAG ACTGGGAAGTGGCAGTGGATATTTGAGGATAAGCCAATAAACATTTACTACGAGGAACATGAGCATGAAACTGCTGAGAATGTGAAGAACATTCTTATGATTCCTACAATCTCTGATGTTAGCACAGTGGAGGAATGGAGGGAGGTAGCCAAAGATATTGTAGCGCGAAAAGGAGAATCAGGTTACCGTGCTACAATAGTTGATTGGCCTGGATTAGGTTATTCAGACAGGCCTTCACTGAACTACAATGCTGATGTGATGGAGAATTTTCTGGTTCAGTTAATTAGGTCACCAAATAGTCCTGTGGCAAATACAG GTGGCGAATTGGTAGTTGTTGGAGGAGGTCATGCAGCAACGATTGCAGTCCGTGCAGCTGGGAAGGGTCTTATAAGACCATCTGGCATTGCCACTGTTGCACCTACTTGGGCTGGACCCCTCCCCATTGTATTTGGACGTGGTTCTGATATGGAGACAAG GTACGGGCTTCTACGAGGAACCCTCAGGGCCCCAGCTATTGGCTGGATGATGTACAATGTTCTGGTGAGCAACGAGAAGTCCATCCAGTCTCAGTACACGTCCCATGTTTACGCCAACCCTGAGAACGTGACTCCAGACATCGTGGAGAGCCGCTATGAGTTAACCAAAAGGAAAGGTGCAAGGTATGTCCCTGCCGCATTCTTGACAGGCCTTCTTGACCCTGTCCAATCAAGGGAAGAATTCCTTCAGCTGTTTGCCAAGTTGGACGGAGACATACCAGTTTTGGTTGTGTCGACCACGAATGCTCCGAAGCGGTCAAAGGCTGAGATGGAAGCTCTCAGAGGTGCCAAAGGCGTGACTGAATTCGTGGAGGTTCCAGGTGCCCTTCTGCCGCAGGAGGAATACCCATCGCCAGTTGCAGAGGAACTCTACAGCTTTCTGAAGGAAATCGTCAAGTAG